From one Lycium ferocissimum isolate CSIRO_LF1 chromosome 7, AGI_CSIRO_Lferr_CH_V1, whole genome shotgun sequence genomic stretch:
- the LOC132062076 gene encoding uncharacterized protein LOC132062076, producing MGDIANTLAIKRWWQFRQNKSVWADFLKAKYCPRMHPVGKKWQPGNSQAWKHLLWARDKSEYCIQWNINSGSCSFWWDNWTKTGPLAHTWSSFINKNNYRAKVQDFIVNQRWNAHKIYKAIPSQLALHIMSIEIGNEDTEDYAIWSPTEDGNYSNSSSWNLIRKNRYVDNFINKIWHKAIPFKMPFICWRMFSSKLPFPRAWNNANASTQDRIYCVCCHDPQLESMQYVMVEGKAADCLWKAMGGPLGLIHQHSPIRSIFSNWWNTKPENKIHILMLQATPVLICWEIWKSWTSCKYGDKNKFYHYKMVNQLLMRRGQMYAKKVESLRHKIRCNPVHWEKPATGMVKLNTDGSFFTNTRKAGIGGVVRDEARDLIFAFSVLVNCSSNNQAEAAAVNYGINW from the exons ATGGGTGATATTGCAAACACTCTAGCCATCAAGAGATGGTGGCAGTTCAGACAAAACAAatccgtgtgggctgattttctCAAAGCCAAATACTGCCCTAGAATGCATCCAGTGGGTAAGAAATGGCAGCCTGGTAATTCACAAGCATGGAAACATCTTCTATGGGCTAGGGACAAAAGTGAATATTGTATACAATGGAACATCAATTCAGGATCATGCAGCTTTTGGTGGGATAACTGGACTAAAACTGGTCCATTGGCACATACTTGGTCTAGCTTCATCAACAAAAATAACTATAGAGCCAAGGTACAAGACTTCATTGTTAATCAAAGATGGAATGCACATAAAATCTACAAAGCCATACCAAGTCAGTTAGCATTGCATATCATGTCCATTGAGATAGGAAATGAAGATACTGAAGACTATGCTATTTGGAGTCCCACTGAAGATGGTAACTATTCTAATAGCTCATCTTGGAATTTGATTAGAAAGAACAGATATGTTGACAATTTTATAAACAAAATCTGGCACAAAGCTATTCCCTTTAAGATGCCCTTTATTTGTTGGAGGATGTTTTCGAGTAAACTACCATTTCCTAGAGCTTGGAACAATGCCAATGCTAGCACACAAGACAGAATCTACTGTGTTTGCTGTCATGACCCTCAGTTAGAAAGTATGCAATATGTGATGGTGGAAGGCAAAGCTGCAGACTGTTTGTGGAAAGCCATGGGCGGACCACTGGGACTTATACATCAACACTCTCCCATACGATCAATTTTTAGCAACTGGTGGAATACTAAGCCCGAAAACAAGATTCATATATTGATGCTTCAAGCAACACCTGTGTTGATATGTTGGGAGATTTGGAAATCATGGACATCTTGCAAGTATGGAGACAAGAACAAGTTTTATCATTACAAAATGGTGAATCAAT TACTGATGAGACGTGGGCAAATGTATGCAAAAAAAGTGGAAAGTCTTAGACATAAAATAAGATGTAATCCTGTACATTGGGAGAAGCCTGCTACTGGTATGGTGAAGCTAAACACTGATGGGAGTTTTTTCACAAACACTAGAAAAGCTGGCATAGGAGGTGTTGTTAGAGATGAGGCACGAGACTTGATTTTTGCCTTCTCAGTCCTAGTCAATTGCAGCAGTAACAATCAGGCTGAAGCAGCTGCTGTTAATTATGGCATCAACTGGTGA